A region of the Candidatus Kryptobacter tengchongensis genome:
GACACAGGCATACCGCACAAGAACGCTCATCTTGTGAGTTTCAACCCGTATGATTACATAATTTACGACGGGAATGTATGGATTCCTATTGAGACCACACTTATCACTGAACCATTCGCAACTGCATGGAAAACAGGTGCTGAACAATATTATAAGCTCGGTGGTGTTACAAAACTTACCTCCGATCCAAAAGCTGGTATATCTTTAAAATCTGGAAATATTTACATCATTGATATACACAAAGGATGGAAAAATTATCCGCCGGTAAATGTTGAAGCTCTTGCTAAACCCCAGACCAAACCCGATATTACCCTGATTTCCTCAACCACTCAAAATGATATCGCACAGTTTAAAGAAATTTACAAACAAACGCTAAATGATATTGTAAAATCCCTTGCATCAAAAGGTGATGAGGTTTCAATGAATAAACTTGCGAGGATTTTTATCCTTTTTGATAAATATGATGATGCAGAAAAATTTATCTCAAAGTTCTCGGGCTCAATAACTTACAACTCGCTTGGAAATATCTACTTCCTCAAAAACGAGCCTCAAAAAGCGCTTGATTTCTATAAAAAGAGCACCGATATTGATCCCAATGATGGTGGAGTATATCTTAACATAGGACTTCTATTCTATCTTAACGATGATCCTGAAACCGCAAAGCAATTTTTTGAGTTAGCTATATCAAAGTTTGAATCACCTCAAAAAGCATATGAAACGCTTGGCATTGAAGATATTTTAAGGGAACTTGGAGAAGTTGCGGGAGAGAAAAAAGATGTTTCAAAAAAGCAGATTTCAAAAGAAGAATTAAAAAAACTAATTGAAGAAGCATCAAGGACATCTATACAGCAAACGAAAAAAGGAAAAGAATACAAAAAAGAGGAAATCTTTGAGAAGGGACAAAATGTTTTCGTCTTTGGAGGAAGAAGAGGTGCTGACCCAACGCAATTGCAAACGGTTAAATCATTGCTCTACTGGAAATTTTAACTGAGTTTTTATTTTGAGTTTTATCATCCTGAAGTTTAAATTTACACTGAAGATATTTTCCTTCAAAATTTTCCAGATGAGAAAAAATGAAACTTTTTCAAAAGAAAAGAGTTCAGTATGCCCCGTTTGGCGTTCTTTTTGCAAGCTTCTCAATTCTTCTGTCTATTCTTTTTTTCAAGACCAATATATTCGGAGACATCTTTAAAGCACTTGAGTATAAATCGCTTGATATGATGTTCAAAGCCAGGGGTTCAATCCTTCCAAATCCAAACTTGATCGTAGTTAAAATTGATGAGAGAGAACTTATTGACTTTGGATATCCAATCCCGCATAATATCACCGCTCAAGCAATTTATTACATGACCGAAGCAGGGGCTAAAGCCATTGGTATAGACCTTTTCATTAACAAACAAATTGATGAAAATTTTAACAAGCTTCTTGTTTATTCTGTTGAGCATTCAAATGTTTTTCTTGCAGTTGGACCATATAGACCTTCAGGGATAAGCGATGCTGAGCTTGACCTTTACATTGATAGCCTCGTTCATCACAAAATAAACCACTGGGGCATTCCAATCCAACCTGAGTTGAGACAGTATTTTCACCGTTCTGTTACATTTGCCGGGAAATCATTTGATGAGCTCGTTGATGCTTCACACGGAATTGGACATGTTGCAATTTTACCTGATTTTGACGGAGTCCAACGCCGTATACCATTATTTGTTGAGTATGCTGGTAAAATTTATCCATCGCTTGGAGTTGTGCTTGCGTTTGAACATCTTGGGATTGATTATAAAAAGGTCAACATCGTTAAAAAGAGAAATGAGATCATCTTTGATTTTGATGGGTTTAAAATTCCGACAACTTTAAAATCAGAACTTTATATAAATTATACTGGACCAGATACAATTTTCAGACAGGTTTCACTTTATAAAGTGATTGAAGCTGGGATGAAAGGTGACGCTGAGTTCCTTTCACAATTTAAAAACGCAATTGTAATAATAGGTCCGACCGCACGCTCAGTTGGAGATCTCGGACCAAACCCCTTTTCCGAAAAATCTCCAAATGTTTTTATACACGCAAATGTATTTAACACAATCGTATCCAAAAACTTTATACGACCTGTTAGCTGGCGTGTTCAGCTCTTTATAATGGTGATCTTAACTTTGATAGTTGGTGTATCAGGTTTTATAACGAGATTTCATAATAGTTTGCTTTTGACGATTGCGATTTTAATTGGTTATCTTGCCTTTTCGTTTTTATCCTTCACACAACTATTAAGATGGTTTTATAATGCTGAACCAATACTTAGCATTTTACTTTGCTATATATCTTCAGTAAGTTTTCTAACATTCAAGGAGAATAAGCAGAAGCAACAGATAAGAAGCATGTTTGAAAAGTATGTTGACGCATCGGTTGTTGATAAATTGATTGAAAATCCAGAGCTTATGGCTTTGGGTGGTGAGGAAAGAGAGCTTACAATTTTGTTCAGCGATATTCAAGGTTTTACAACAATGAGCGAAAAATTAACTCCACATCAACTTGTCACGCTTTTAAATGAATTACTTGATGAATTATCACTAATAATCTTTAAAAACAGAGGGACGATAGATAAATACATTGGGGATGCGATAATGGCTTTCTGGGGAGCTCCAGTGCCAGATGAAAATCACGCTTATAACGCATGCATCACCGCCCTTGAAATGCAGGAAAAATTAAAAGAACTTCGTGAAAAATGGAAAAAACTCGGACGACCAGAAATAAAAATGAGAATCGGAATTAACACGGGCAAAGTAATCGTTGGAAATATGGGCTCTAAAGTAAAATTTAATTATACTGTAATCGGAGATGATGTCAATCTTGCGTCACGACTTGAGGGAGCAAATAAAGAATACGGAACAAATATAATGATAGGCGAATCAACTTATGAAAAAGTTAAAGATAAATTTATAGTCAGAGAGCTTGATCTTATTGTCGTAAAAGGAAAGACTGAGCCAGTGAGAGTTTATGAATTAATTGCTCCCGCCAACGATACATTGCCTGATGATATGAAAAAATTTATTGAAATCTATCACTCCGCACTTGAACTTTATCGTTCAATGGAGTGGGATAAAGCAATTGAAAAGTTTATGCAAGCGCTTGAATTTCATCCAAATGATTATACCTGTAAATTATATATTCAGCGTTGCCTATATTTCAAGGAAACTCCACCACCACCAGATTGGGCTGGTGTATTTGTGATGCAAACCAAGTAAAATTTACCCCACCTATGGAATTCAACGAAAAAAGCATATCAACTAATCTTAACACAAAAATTTTTGGAAAGAGAATTTTTTTCTTCAAAAGCATAAAATCAACAATGGATTATGCGAAAAAAATTGCCGAAAGAGATGAACCCGAAGGAACAGTTATAATTGCAGATTACCAATCGCACGGACGAGGTAGATTTGGAAGGATATGGAAATCAGAGCCAGGGAAAAATATACTTATGTCAATAATTTTGCGTCCCACAATCCCACTTGAAAAGTTTTCTATACTTCCCTTTTTATTTTCCGTTTCGGTTGCAGAAGCGATTGAAAAAAATACCAATCTTAAAATCACCACAAAATGGCCAAATGACCTCCTGATAAACAATAGAAAATTTTGCGGGATCTTAATGGAAGCATCAATTACAGCTGACAAAGGTGATTTCGTCATCCTTGGCATCGGAATAAATGTCAATCAAAGTGAATTTCCAAAAGAAATTCAAGATTATGCAACTTCGCTTTACCTTTCAACCGGGAAAGTTTACGATAGAGCTGAACTCACAAAAGATATACTTCGCCAAATTGAAGTAGATTATGAAAAACTTAACAAAGATAGAGACTTTAAATCGGTAATTGAAAGATGGAAAAAAAGATGCACAATGCTTGGTCAAAAAATTACGGTGATACAATCTGGAAAAACAATAACTGGGAAAGCAATTGATATTGATGAAACTGGTTTTCTTCTTCTTGAGGATGAAACTTCAAAAATAATTAAATTATCATCCGGTGATGTTACCGTTGTCAAATGAAGCTTCTTAAAACGATAAAAATTTTGCCGAATTAATTAAATTGCGTGTATATGGATGTTTTGGGCTGGATAAAACCTCAAATGTTTCTCCGCTCTCTATAATTTTACCTCTGTGCATCACATAAACACGATTTGCTATTTCACTTATTATGCCGAAGTTGTGTGTTATCAAAAGGATTGAGGTTTTATTCTCAATTTGAAAAGATTTTATCAAATCAAGTATTTGAATTTGCGTTAAAGCATCAACAAGAGATGTTGGTTCATCTGCAATAATGAGTTTTGGTTTTGAAGCGAAAGCCATGGCTATCAATATCCTCTGCTTTAATCCACCTGAAAGTTGGTGTGGATATAGTTCATAAACTTTTTCAGGCTCACTTATCCCAATCCTTTCAAAAAGTTCAAGAACTTTCACCTTTGCGCTCTTTTTGTCAACTCCAAATTGATTTTCAAAAACCTCCCTTACCTGCCTTCCAACAGTTAAAACAGGATTTAAAGAGTTTGTAACATCTTGAAAAATTATCCCTATTTCTTTCCCCCTGATGTTTTTTAGGTCTTCCTCATCCAGCTTTAAAATGTCAATTTCCCCTCGCCATAAAATCTCACCACTTACAATTCTCCCTGGAGGATCTATCAGCCTAACGATTGAAAGAGCGGTGACGCTTTTCCCACTACCAGATTCACCAATTAAAGCAACGATTTCACCTTCGTTTATTTCAAACGATATGCCGTCAACTGCTTTGATTATTTTATCTTCAAGGAAAAAATAAGTTGCAAGATTTTTAACAGAAAGGATCAATTTGAACCAACCTCAATTATTCTTTTGGCTCCGTTAAATCTTTTTCTGTAATATGTGCTGTAAATTGATGAGACAGTTACACCATCTTTCACACTTGCATGAGCAAATAAGCCGTTGCCAATGTAGATTCCAACATGTGATGCGACTCTCCCCGTTGTATTAAAAAATAAAAGATCTCCAACCTTCAAAGAATCAAGATTTCTAATCAATTTTCCAATTTTAAACTGTTCAAACGATGACCTTGGCAACACAATTCCAAAGACATTTTTAAATACAATCATAACAAATGCGGAGCAATCAATCCCTTTATCGCCGTTTCCTCCCTTTCTGTAAGGAATGCCGATGTAATTTAAAACCTCACGAACGATTGCCTCTTGAATCTCAGAATAAGATAAACTTTTAACGTCGTTCAAACTCACTTTAATATCATCTTCAACTTCAATCTCTTTTATAATAAAATTTTCCGTGAGTTCTGAATTTTCCACATTTGAATATCTCACTGTTGAAGAGCAAGAAAGGATCAGCAAACAGAAGAAAATAATTTTTCTCACTTTCCACAACTCAAGTTATTTTTGATATAAAAAATCCCGACCGCCAATGGTCGGGATTAGTGAATTAACCAAGATAAGATCTGAGGGCTTTGCTTCTGGTGTGATGTCTGAGTTTTCGGATGGCTTTTTCTTTAATTTGCCTTACCCTTTCACGGGTCAATTTGAACTTTTCACCGATTTCCTCAAGTGTGAGAGGATGATCATATCCAATTCCAAAGTAAAGTTTCACAACTTCTCTTTCACGGGGGTCAAGCGTGTTGAGTGCTTCTTCAATATCTTTCTTCAAGGACTCATACATAAGTCCATGATCAGGCATTGGGTCATTCTCATTCGGCATTATATCAAGAAGCTTATTATCCTCGCCTTGAACAAATGGAGCATCCATTGAAATGTGCTTTCCTGAAATCTTCAAGGTATCAGCGACCTCATAAACGCTCATATCAAGTTCTTCTGCAAGTTCATTAGCACTGGGCTCACGCTCAAATTCTTGTTCAAGCTGACTTAACTTCTTTCCAATTTTATTCAAAGCTCCAACTCTATTCAAAGGTAAGCGAACTATTCTTGATTGCTCAGCAAGTGCCTGCAAAATTGATTGTCTTATCCACCAGACAGCATAAGATATGAATTTAAAGCCTCTTGTCTCATCAAATCTTTTCGCTGCTTTTATCAAGCCAAGGTTACCTTCATTTATGAGATCTCCAAGCGGGAGACCTTGATTTTGATATTGCTTAGCAACGCTCACAACGAAACGAAGATTTGCTTGAATTAATCTTTCAAGCGCTTTCTCATCACCTTGTTTTGCTCTACGAGCAAGTTCAATTTCCTCTTCTGGCGTGAGAAGTTCATATTTCCCAATTTCCTGAAGGTATTTGTCAATTGAAATGCTCTCCCGATTTGTAATTGTTTTGGTGATTCTCACCATACCCTTGATTCATTTTTAAATTTTGTTTTTATTGATACAAGTCAATTTTCTCAATTATACCGACAATTGAAGCATCAACAGGTGCTTCTTTCACTCCCATAGGTATCACCGCCTCACGGGCGGTTATATACATTACAGTCTCTCCAGGTCCTGCTCCAATCGTATCAACAGCCATAATTGGAGATCCAACCTTTTCACCTCTTGAATTTAATGGCTGAATTATCTGCAACTTATACCCTTGCAAATTCCTATCTTTAACAGTTGCCCATACAGTCCCTATAACCTTTGCTATAAACACTTAACCCAAATTATTTAGTTCTCAATCCGAAACAACATCAAGCTTATCAACTATTGCCATTATCACAGCGTCAACTGGTTTATTCTTTGTAACAGAAGTAAGTCTTGCGGAACTTCCTGTAGCAACAAGGACGATTTCACCAACTCCAGCACCAACACTGTCAACCGCTATCAGAAAATTCTCCTTGACATTGTAATTAAGGTCAACATGCTTTACAATTTGTAGCTTTAAGCCTGTCAAACTTTCATCTTTTCTCGTTGCCCATACAGTTCCTACTACCTTCCCTAATATCATTCATCCACCTGATCTTTATTGTTCAAAGATAGAATAACTTATATTCTAAAAAAAATGTTCCTGTTATTTACATCGCATATATTTCTTTCTCGTTGCACTTGCAAATTTTTACTGATTTCCTATTGTAACGCCATACCCCTGTTTCTTCGCTTTTCCTTGAGACGACAAGCTGTGCCACCTGAATAGGGGCACCACAGCGTGGACAGGTTTCAATAACCTTTTTTGCATCTTTTGCCACCTTATCGGCGAATGAAGCCACCTTTTTTGCCATATTTATACCAATGATTTTTTGTTTTTAAAAAACTTTTACAACATTTTCACTTGATTGAACTATTTTTAAAAAACTTTTTTTAACTTTTTCAACAAATTCATCAGCGTTTTTTTCTCTATCCCACGCTGAAACTCCTGCGGTTATAGTTACACTAAAACTCCTGTCTTTAAACTTTATTTCCTGATTTGATATAACTTTTCTTAACTTCTCCGCCCATATGTAAGCTTCATTTGGTCCAGACTCAACAAGCGCCACGCCAATGAGATTATCCTCAAGTTTCCCTGCAAGGTCGTATTTGTTCAAATGTTCCCGTATAATACTTGCAATATAAGGTTGAACGATTTCAGCTGAACTTTCACCATAAGTTGATTTAATATAATCAATGTTATCAACTTTTATCAAGATAAGTGAAAGTTCTCCACCATGTTTTGTTTTTCTATCAATTTCCTCATCAAGCCGTGAATAAAAGTAATTCTTTTTCATCAAAAATGTCCCCTCATCATAAACGAAGTAATTCTCCACAAGTTCATTTAAGCTATCATTCTCAAGCAATATGCCAACAATGTTAGCAAGATTTTCAAGTTTTTTTATATCACTATAGGATGAGAAGAAGTTATTTTTAGGGTGTTCAAAAACTATAGCACCGTAACATTTTCTACCATACCTTATCGGGACAACAGCTATTGAAGATTCAAGATTGATTTTTTCGCTATCAGTGAATCTAAAAACTTTCCCATGCGTTCTCGTTGACGGGATTATTCTTGGAACTCCGCTCGTTATAACCTCACCTGTAAGTGTTCCTTCAAGTTTAATTTCCGTCCCAGCATCAATATATTTCCCAAGTTTTGAATATCCAAAAGCAACCATCCACTTCCCATCTTCAAATAAAACAACAGCAACAGCGGAACAATCAAGCGTTTTAATTGCAAAGTTTTGAATCCTCCGAAACAATTCCTCAATTTTAAAATGTTCAAAATCAACTACAACTTCAAGTATTCTCGCTTTGTAGTAAAGGTCAAATTTACCGTTGTAGTTCTCAATTAGATTTGCAATTAGTTCACAAAAAAGACCAACATTTTTAACATCATCATCGCTAAATGTTTGTGTTTGACGAGAATCAAGCAGGATAACGCCAACGGTTCTATTCTTATACGAAACTGGATGAACAAGTAAAGATT
Encoded here:
- a CDS encoding BirA family transcriptional regulator, biotin operon repressor / biotin-[acetyl-CoA-carboxylase] ligase, translating into MEFNEKSISTNLNTKIFGKRIFFFKSIKSTMDYAKKIAERDEPEGTVIIADYQSHGRGRFGRIWKSEPGKNILMSIILRPTIPLEKFSILPFLFSVSVAEAIEKNTNLKITTKWPNDLLINNRKFCGILMEASITADKGDFVILGIGINVNQSEFPKEIQDYATSLYLSTGKVYDRAELTKDILRQIEVDYEKLNKDRDFKSVIERWKKRCTMLGQKITVIQSGKTITGKAIDIDETGFLLLEDETSKIIKLSSGDVTVVK
- a CDS encoding adenylate cyclase → MKLFQKKRVQYAPFGVLFASFSILLSILFFKTNIFGDIFKALEYKSLDMMFKARGSILPNPNLIVVKIDERELIDFGYPIPHNITAQAIYYMTEAGAKAIGIDLFINKQIDENFNKLLVYSVEHSNVFLAVGPYRPSGISDAELDLYIDSLVHHKINHWGIPIQPELRQYFHRSVTFAGKSFDELVDASHGIGHVAILPDFDGVQRRIPLFVEYAGKIYPSLGVVLAFEHLGIDYKKVNIVKKRNEIIFDFDGFKIPTTLKSELYINYTGPDTIFRQVSLYKVIEAGMKGDAEFLSQFKNAIVIIGPTARSVGDLGPNPFSEKSPNVFIHANVFNTIVSKNFIRPVSWRVQLFIMVILTLIVGVSGFITRFHNSLLLTIAILIGYLAFSFLSFTQLLRWFYNAEPILSILLCYISSVSFLTFKENKQKQQIRSMFEKYVDASVVDKLIENPELMALGGEERELTILFSDIQGFTTMSEKLTPHQLVTLLNELLDELSLIIFKNRGTIDKYIGDAIMAFWGAPVPDENHAYNACITALEMQEKLKELREKWKKLGRPEIKMRIGINTGKVIVGNMGSKVKFNYTVIGDDVNLASRLEGANKEYGTNIMIGESTYEKVKDKFIVRELDLIVVKGKTEPVRVYELIAPANDTLPDDMKKFIEIYHSALELYRSMEWDKAIEKFMQALEFHPNDYTCKLYIQRCLYFKETPPPPDWAGVFVMQTK
- a CDS encoding oligopeptide transport system ATP-binding protein, whose product is MILSVKNLATYFFLEDKIIKAVDGISFEINEGEIVALIGESGSGKSVTALSIVRLIDPPGRIVSGEILWRGEIDILKLDEEDLKNIRGKEIGIIFQDVTNSLNPVLTVGRQVREVFENQFGVDKKSAKVKVLELFERIGISEPEKVYELYPHQLSGGLKQRILIAMAFASKPKLIIADEPTSLVDALTQIQILDLIKSFQIENKTSILLITHNFGIISEIANRVYVMHRGKIIESGETFEVLSSPKHPYTRNLINSAKFLSF
- a CDS encoding RNA polymerase primary sigma factor, yielding MVRITKTITNRESISIDKYLQEIGKYELLTPEEEIELARRAKQGDEKALERLIQANLRFVVSVAKQYQNQGLPLGDLINEGNLGLIKAAKRFDETRGFKFISYAVWWIRQSILQALAEQSRIVRLPLNRVGALNKIGKKLSQLEQEFEREPSANELAEELDMSVYEVADTLKISGKHISMDAPFVQGEDNKLLDIMPNENDPMPDHGLMYESLKKDIEEALNTLDPREREVVKLYFGIGYDHPLTLEEIGEKFKLTRERVRQIKEKAIRKLRHHTRSKALRSYLG
- a CDS encoding ethanolamine utilization protein EutN produces the protein MFIAKVIGTVWATVKDRNLQGYKLQIIQPLNSRGEKVGSPIMAVDTIGAGPGETVMYITAREAVIPMGVKEAPVDASIVGIIEKIDLYQ
- a CDS encoding diguanylate cyclase (GGDEF) domain-containing protein, which gives rise to MSRVENNPAKFIFLLTFVLISMFLIVAIDNKIVRLAFAFALLISLSLIVNTMILSKRKKMGNKISSYEDKQFEAPDEGFVIRKPEQGLSTSFEKLNPREEFKELLKKILLLIKKNIVADSVAFYWANEDKKQMVFEEGITDLGFNFVRRYNWDDDALSMVAKTGRPKLIGDINSSASEDVIKYQSPKAGSKSLLVHPVSYKNRTVGVILLDSRQTQTFSDDDVKNVGLFCELIANLIENYNGKFDLYYKARILEVVVDFEHFKIEELFRRIQNFAIKTLDCSAVAVVLFEDGKWMVAFGYSKLGKYIDAGTEIKLEGTLTGEVITSGVPRIIPSTRTHGKVFRFTDSEKINLESSIAVVPIRYGRKCYGAIVFEHPKNNFFSSYSDIKKLENLANIVGILLENDSLNELVENYFVYDEGTFLMKKNYFYSRLDEEIDRKTKHGGELSLILIKVDNIDYIKSTYGESSAEIVQPYIASIIREHLNKYDLAGKLEDNLIGVALVESGPNEAYIWAEKLRKVISNQEIKFKDRSFSVTITAGVSAWDREKNADEFVEKVKKSFLKIVQSSENVVKVF
- a CDS encoding ethanolamine utilization protein EutN, producing the protein MILGKVVGTVWATRKDESLTGLKLQIVKHVDLNYNVKENFLIAVDSVGAGVGEIVLVATGSSARLTSVTKNKPVDAVIMAIVDKLDVVSD
- a CDS encoding lipoprotein Spr yields the protein MRKIIFFCLLILSCSSTVRYSNVENSELTENFIIKEIEVEDDIKVSLNDVKSLSYSEIQEAIVREVLNYIGIPYRKGGNGDKGIDCSAFVMIVFKNVFGIVLPRSSFEQFKIGKLIRNLDSLKVGDLLFFNTTGRVASHVGIYIGNGLFAHASVKDGVTVSSIYSTYYRKRFNGAKRIIEVGSN